The Phycisphaeraceae bacterium genome has a window encoding:
- the glmS gene encoding glutamine--fructose-6-phosphate transaminase (isomerizing), protein MCGIVAYIGRRSAKPILLEGLKRLEYRGYDSAGVGVIDRKGQVRVAKAVGRVRVVEEMIQHDPTFDGTIGIAHTRWATHGGVTQPNAHPHFDDEKQGHGIAVIHNGIIENYDVIKKYLEEKGHVFRSETDTEVLAHLIGELYANVNGGGLEHAVQAALREVTGAYAIAVICREEPDVLVVARKGSPLMVGVGNGEYIVASDSSAIVAHTTQAFTLDDYTVAKLTRDSFNTTTVDNVPITPQIRELEFDLDQIDLGAFEHYMLKEICEQPTALRRCLKGRVDTRAGQVVLGGIAPFARDLVKARRIIFVGQGTALNAGLVAEYIMEDLAKIPTEVEFASEFRYRNPIVEDGTVVIAISQSGETADTLAALQEAKQRGALALGIVNVVGSSIARETDAGVYLRVGPEIGVASTKAFLGQVMVATLIATFIGRRRFLSADYVSTLLRELESIPDHVETVLAQSKSIRDVTAKYIERENWLFLGRGHNYPVALEGALKLKEISYIHAEGMPAAEMKHGPIALIDDGMPVVFVATRNSQYEKVLSNIQEVRARGGHIIAVATEGDEQIRSLCEDVFYVPDVSEPLQPMLTVVPLQLMAYHAAVLRGKDVDKPRNLAKSVTVE, encoded by the coding sequence ATGTGTGGAATTGTCGCCTACATCGGTCGCCGGTCAGCCAAGCCCATCCTGCTCGAAGGCCTGAAGCGGCTGGAGTACCGCGGGTACGACTCTGCTGGCGTGGGTGTGATTGACCGCAAGGGTCAAGTGCGCGTCGCCAAGGCGGTGGGGCGCGTGCGCGTCGTGGAGGAGATGATCCAGCATGACCCGACCTTCGACGGCACGATCGGCATCGCCCACACCCGCTGGGCGACGCACGGCGGCGTCACGCAGCCCAACGCTCACCCGCACTTCGATGATGAGAAGCAGGGTCACGGCATCGCCGTCATCCACAATGGCATCATCGAGAACTACGACGTTATCAAGAAGTACCTGGAGGAGAAGGGCCACGTCTTTCGCAGCGAGACGGATACCGAGGTGCTGGCTCACCTGATCGGCGAGTTGTACGCCAACGTCAACGGTGGGGGGCTGGAGCACGCGGTGCAGGCCGCTCTGCGCGAGGTGACGGGCGCGTACGCCATCGCGGTCATCTGCCGCGAGGAGCCGGACGTGCTGGTGGTGGCCCGCAAGGGCTCGCCTCTCATGGTCGGCGTTGGCAACGGCGAGTACATCGTGGCGTCCGACTCCAGCGCCATCGTGGCTCACACCACGCAGGCGTTCACGCTGGACGACTACACCGTCGCCAAACTGACGCGGGATTCGTTCAACACCACCACGGTGGACAACGTTCCCATCACGCCGCAGATCCGCGAGCTCGAGTTCGACCTGGACCAGATCGACCTGGGCGCGTTTGAGCACTACATGCTCAAGGAGATCTGCGAGCAGCCCACCGCACTGCGCCGCTGCCTGAAGGGGCGCGTCGACACACGGGCCGGTCAGGTGGTGCTGGGCGGCATCGCGCCGTTCGCACGCGACCTCGTCAAGGCGCGGCGGATCATCTTTGTTGGCCAGGGCACCGCGCTCAATGCCGGGCTGGTGGCCGAGTACATCATGGAGGATCTGGCGAAGATCCCCACGGAGGTGGAGTTCGCCAGCGAGTTCCGCTACCGGAACCCGATCGTCGAGGACGGCACCGTCGTCATCGCGATCTCCCAGTCGGGCGAGACGGCGGACACCCTGGCCGCGCTGCAGGAGGCGAAGCAGCGCGGCGCCCTGGCCCTGGGCATCGTGAACGTGGTGGGATCGTCCATCGCCCGCGAAACGGACGCGGGCGTGTACCTGCGCGTCGGCCCTGAGATCGGCGTGGCCAGCACCAAGGCGTTCCTTGGCCAGGTGATGGTGGCCACGCTCATCGCCACCTTCATCGGGCGAAGGCGATTCCTCTCGGCGGATTACGTTTCGACGCTCCTGCGCGAGCTGGAGTCGATCCCGGATCACGTCGAGACGGTGCTGGCCCAGAGCAAGTCGATCCGCGACGTGACGGCCAAGTACATCGAGCGCGAGAACTGGCTCTTCCTGGGTCGCGGCCACAACTACCCCGTGGCCCTGGAAGGCGCGCTGAAACTCAAGGAAATCTCCTACATCCACGCCGAGGGCATGCCGGCGGCGGAAATGAAGCATGGGCCCATCGCGCTCATCGACGACGGAATGCCGGTGGTCTTCGTGGCCACGCGCAACAGCCAGTACGAAAAGGTGCTGTCCAACATCCAGGAGGTCCGCGCCCGCGGCGGGCACATCATCGCCGTGGCTACGGAGGGCGATGAGCAGATCCGCTCGCTGTGCGAGGACGTGTTCTACGTGCCCGACGTGAGCGAACCGCTGCAGCCCATGCTCACCGTGGTGCCGCTGCAGCTCATGGCCTACCACGCCGCGGTGCTGCGCGGCAAGGATGTGGACAAGCCGCGCAACCTGGCGAAGAGCGTGACGGTGGAGTGA
- a CDS encoding replication-associated recombination protein A translates to MSDLWAPQRDARRRAVEPLAVRLRPRTLDEVAGQRHILGPGKLLRRMIDADRFTSVIFCGPPGTGKTTLAEVIARHTQAHFERANAASVGVKEIREVLEGAVKRLETDQKRTILFLDEIHRFARNQQDVLLEHVERGLITLIGATTENPYFSVNSALVSRSTVFRLEPLSEAEIAGLVRRACTDERAFLGLTIQIDNAAIALWARKSDGDARRALTALEVAVLSQVRDKAGQKPSPPAPLPKGEGSSGGEWSRTIRIDLATAEESIQQKALVYEGTGDAHYDLASAFIKSMRGSDPDASVYWLARMLEAGEDPRFIARRIAILASEDIGNADPHALQVANAAWQITERVGMPECQLTLAQAAIYMACSPKSNASAKAIWAAMAEVREGRTIEVPITIRDQNSTVSRVTRSGESGSSGESLQQIRDFPRKYTYPHDAADGVVPQDYLGVDRVFYEPTDRGVEARIRVRLDAIRRMLKEARLDADKGSTPSP, encoded by the coding sequence ATGTCCGACCTCTGGGCTCCTCAGCGCGATGCCAGACGACGGGCCGTCGAGCCGTTGGCGGTGCGTCTGCGGCCGCGCACGCTCGATGAGGTCGCGGGTCAGCGGCACATTCTCGGTCCCGGCAAGCTGCTGCGCCGGATGATCGACGCCGACCGGTTCACGTCGGTGATCTTCTGCGGTCCGCCCGGGACCGGCAAGACCACGCTCGCCGAGGTCATCGCCCGACACACGCAGGCCCACTTCGAGCGGGCCAACGCGGCATCGGTGGGCGTGAAGGAGATTCGTGAGGTTCTCGAAGGAGCCGTCAAGAGGTTGGAGACGGACCAGAAACGCACCATTCTCTTTCTCGACGAGATTCACCGCTTCGCGCGCAATCAGCAGGACGTTCTGCTTGAGCATGTGGAGCGCGGCCTGATCACCCTGATCGGCGCCACCACCGAGAACCCCTACTTCTCGGTCAACAGTGCGCTGGTCAGCCGCTCCACCGTGTTCCGACTGGAGCCGCTGAGCGAGGCGGAGATTGCCGGACTGGTCCGTCGGGCCTGCACCGATGAACGAGCGTTCCTGGGGCTGACGATCCAGATTGACAACGCGGCCATCGCACTCTGGGCTCGCAAGAGCGACGGAGACGCCCGTCGGGCGCTGACCGCGCTGGAGGTGGCGGTGCTCAGTCAGGTGCGGGACAAGGCGGGCCAGAAACCCTCACCCCCTGCCCCTCTCCCGAAGGGAGAGGGGAGTTCGGGCGGAGAATGGAGTCGGACGATCCGCATCGACTTGGCCACCGCCGAGGAGTCGATTCAGCAGAAGGCGCTGGTCTACGAAGGGACGGGCGACGCCCACTACGATCTGGCCAGCGCGTTCATCAAGTCGATGCGCGGCAGCGACCCGGATGCCTCGGTCTACTGGCTCGCCCGGATGCTCGAAGCGGGCGAAGACCCCCGCTTCATCGCCCGCCGCATCGCCATTCTCGCCAGCGAGGACATCGGCAACGCCGACCCCCACGCTCTGCAGGTCGCCAACGCCGCCTGGCAGATCACCGAGCGCGTGGGAATGCCCGAATGCCAGTTGACGCTCGCCCAGGCGGCGATCTACATGGCCTGCTCCCCCAAGTCGAACGCCTCGGCCAAGGCGATCTGGGCCGCCATGGCCGAAGTGCGTGAAGGACGAACCATCGAAGTTCCAATAACCATTCGCGATCAAAATTCAACCGTTTCGCGCGTCACCAGAAGCGGGGAAAGCGGCTCATCCGGCGAATCACTGCAACAAATCAGGGATTTCCCGCGAAAATACACCTATCCACACGACGCGGCCGATGGAGTGGTTCCTCAGGATTATCTCGGCGTCGATCGCGTGTTCTACGAACCCACGGATCGGGGGGTTGAAGCCAGAATCAGGGTCCGACTGGATGCCATCCGTCGGATGCTGAAGGAAGCGCGACTCGACGCGGACAAGGGGTCAACGCCGTCACCATGA
- a CDS encoding 5-formyltetrahydrofolate cyclo-ligase has product MSEPIDQQKSTIRQSIAARLRAMTPQERHDKSIKVCQRVIGLEPFSHAGVVMLYMPLPTEVDVTPIAIRCFQSGRTVCVPRVDWQRRDMTPVEVTRFDDSIMDVDEHGIRVPRDGRPILPALIDLVVIPGLAFDTRGRRLGRGGGFYDRFLRRVSREATRVAVCFDDQIVEEVPVTPCDMTVDIVATDRRCTHVANAHAR; this is encoded by the coding sequence ATGAGCGAGCCCATCGACCAGCAGAAGAGCACCATTCGCCAGTCCATCGCGGCACGCTTGCGGGCGATGACGCCCCAGGAGCGTCACGACAAGTCCATCAAGGTGTGCCAGCGCGTCATCGGGCTGGAGCCGTTCAGCCACGCCGGCGTGGTCATGCTCTACATGCCGTTGCCCACCGAGGTGGACGTCACGCCCATCGCCATCCGCTGCTTCCAGTCAGGCAGGACCGTCTGCGTCCCGCGGGTCGATTGGCAGCGCCGGGACATGACCCCGGTCGAAGTGACCCGTTTCGACGATTCGATCATGGACGTGGATGAGCATGGCATCCGCGTGCCGCGCGATGGACGTCCCATTCTCCCGGCCTTGATCGACCTGGTGGTCATTCCGGGCCTGGCGTTCGACACGCGGGGACGCCGCCTGGGTCGGGGCGGGGGTTTCTACGATCGCTTCCTGCGCCGCGTCAGCCGCGAGGCCACCCGAGTCGCCGTGTGCTTTGACGATCAGATTGTCGAGGAAGTGCCGGTGACCCCCTGCGATATGACGGTGGACATCGTGGCCACCGATCGTCGCTGCACGCATGTGGCCAACGCGCACGCGAGATAG
- a CDS encoding L,D-transpeptidase — translation MRINRIQDERKVQAGQRIKLVTGPFHAVVSKSKYRLDLYLGDDADRVLVGSYKVGLGEYDSTPVGMFKIGSKLINPEWRNPRNLREHYLPDDPQNPLGERWIGLIGVDDNTREFTGYGIHGTIEPQTIGTQASMGCVRMLPDDVALIYEVLMPGGSMVEIRR, via the coding sequence ATGCGCATCAACCGCATCCAGGATGAGCGCAAAGTGCAGGCAGGTCAGCGGATCAAACTGGTCACAGGCCCGTTCCATGCCGTCGTCTCAAAGTCGAAGTATCGGCTCGACCTCTACCTCGGCGACGACGCCGATCGCGTGCTGGTGGGCAGCTACAAGGTCGGACTGGGCGAGTACGACTCCACTCCGGTGGGCATGTTCAAGATCGGCTCCAAACTCATCAATCCGGAATGGCGCAACCCCCGCAATCTGCGCGAGCATTACCTGCCCGACGACCCCCAGAACCCGCTGGGTGAGCGCTGGATCGGTCTGATCGGCGTGGACGACAACACCCGGGAGTTCACCGGTTACGGCATCCACGGCACCATCGAGCCGCAGACCATCGGCACGCAGGCCTCGATGGGGTGCGTGCGCATGCTGCCCGATGACGTCGCCTTGATCTACGAAGTTCTGATGCCCGGGGGGAGCATGGTCGAGATCCGGCGGTAA
- the dnaK gene encoding molecular chaperone DnaK gives MSKIIGIDLGTTNSVVAVMEGTQPKVLINSTGNRTTPSVVGFTEKGERLVGQTAKHQQVTNPKNTIFSIKRFMGRRHKEVESEEKNVPYEIVGGPDELVKVRIRGKDYTPPEISAMILQELKKTAEDYLGEKVDRAVITVPAYFNDSQRQATKDAGEIAGLKVERIINEPTAAALAYGLEKKKNAKIAVFDLGGGTFDISILDIGDGVFEVIATNGDGHLGGDDWDQKIIDYVAEEFRKKEGIDIRKDAMALQRLKEAAEKAKIELSTMQETTINLPFITADQSGPKHLQQTLTRAKFESLCTDLFDRLREPCRKALADAKLSPKDIQEVVMVGGSIRMPKAQQIAKEIFQTDQLDMSINPDEVVAVGAAIQGGVLAGDVKDVLLLDVTPLSLGVETLGGVMTPLIPRNTTIPTSKKETFSTASDNQTSVTIHVLQGEREFAADNRSLGRFDLTGIAPAPRGMPQIEVEFAIDANGILNVAATDKATGKSQKIEIKGSSGLSKDEVERMKREAEAHAAEDKARRELVDLKNRAEQIVYSTRKSLEEHGAKVSADTRGAIESALSNLEDKIKGDDKSAIEKALKNLETASIELGKAVYEATAANAAGAPGTGSVGGAGGAGGAAGTAAGKKDDDIIDAEYEVKDEK, from the coding sequence ATGTCCAAGATCATCGGCATCGACCTGGGCACCACCAACTCGGTGGTCGCCGTCATGGAAGGCACGCAGCCCAAGGTGCTCATCAACTCGACCGGCAACCGCACCACGCCGTCGGTTGTCGGCTTTACCGAGAAGGGCGAGCGTCTGGTCGGCCAGACTGCTAAGCACCAGCAGGTGACCAACCCCAAGAACACGATCTTCTCGATCAAGCGGTTCATGGGGCGGCGGCACAAGGAGGTCGAGTCCGAAGAGAAGAATGTTCCCTACGAGATCGTCGGCGGCCCCGATGAACTGGTGAAGGTGCGTATCCGCGGCAAGGACTACACGCCGCCGGAGATCAGCGCCATGATCCTGCAGGAGCTCAAGAAGACCGCCGAGGACTACCTGGGCGAGAAGGTGGATCGCGCGGTCATCACCGTGCCGGCATACTTCAACGACTCGCAGCGACAGGCCACCAAGGACGCGGGTGAGATCGCCGGGCTGAAGGTCGAGCGCATCATCAACGAGCCCACCGCCGCCGCGCTCGCCTACGGGCTGGAGAAGAAGAAGAACGCCAAGATCGCCGTGTTCGACCTGGGCGGCGGCACCTTCGATATCTCCATCCTCGACATCGGCGACGGCGTGTTCGAGGTCATCGCCACCAACGGCGACGGGCATCTGGGCGGCGACGACTGGGACCAGAAGATCATCGACTACGTGGCGGAGGAGTTTCGCAAGAAGGAAGGCATCGACATCCGCAAGGACGCCATGGCCCTGCAGCGCCTCAAGGAGGCCGCGGAAAAGGCCAAGATCGAGCTCTCCACCATGCAGGAGACCACGATCAACCTGCCGTTCATCACGGCGGATCAGTCCGGCCCCAAGCACCTGCAGCAGACGCTTACGCGGGCGAAGTTTGAATCGCTCTGCACCGACCTGTTCGACCGTCTGCGCGAACCCTGCCGCAAGGCCCTGGCCGACGCCAAGCTGTCGCCCAAGGACATCCAGGAAGTGGTGATGGTGGGCGGATCGATCCGCATGCCCAAGGCGCAGCAGATCGCCAAGGAGATCTTCCAGACCGATCAGCTCGACATGTCCATCAACCCGGACGAGGTGGTCGCCGTGGGCGCCGCCATCCAGGGCGGCGTGCTGGCGGGCGACGTGAAGGATGTGCTGCTGCTCGACGTGACCCCGCTCTCGCTGGGCGTGGAGACGCTGGGCGGCGTCATGACCCCGCTCATCCCGCGCAACACCACCATCCCTACCAGCAAGAAGGAGACCTTCTCCACCGCCTCGGACAACCAGACCAGCGTCACCATCCACGTGCTGCAGGGCGAGCGCGAGTTCGCCGCCGACAACCGCTCGCTGGGCCGCTTCGACCTGACGGGCATCGCCCCCGCGCCGCGCGGGATGCCGCAGATCGAGGTGGAGTTCGCCATCGACGCCAACGGCATCCTCAACGTGGCCGCCACCGACAAGGCCACCGGCAAGAGCCAGAAGATCGAGATCAAGGGCTCCTCGGGCCTGTCCAAGGACGAGGTGGAGCGCATGAAGCGCGAGGCCGAAGCCCACGCCGCCGAAGACAAGGCGCGGCGTGAACTGGTGGACCTGAAGAACCGCGCCGAGCAGATCGTCTACTCCACCCGCAAGTCGCTGGAGGAGCACGGCGCCAAGGTCTCCGCCGACACCCGCGGCGCGATCGAATCCGCTCTGTCGAACCTCGAGGACAAGATCAAGGGTGACGACAAGTCGGCCATCGAGAAGGCGCTGAAGAATCTCGAAACCGCCTCCATCGAACTTGGCAAGGCCGTGTACGAGGCAACGGCCGCGAACGCTGCCGGCGCACCCGGAACGGGAAGCGTCGGGGGTGCCGGGGGCGCCGGGGGTGCGGCCGGAACCGCCGCAGGCAAGAAGGACGACGACATCATCGACGCCGAGTACGAGGTGAAGGACGAGAAGTGA
- a CDS encoding copper oxidase encodes MFTRREMLLSGAAAAAAPGGALLPRAFTRASRPIAQDDRWSRSYSGGPKNGPLLPPGQPGRDYTPVITPDGAALPWKVVDGVKVYHLIAEEVDHEFAPGLRGRCWGYNGRVHGPTIEAVEGDRVRIYVTNRLHAPTTVHWHGIYLPSGMDGVGGLNQKAIQPGETFKYEWTFRQHGTFMYHSHHDEMTQMGMGMMGMIVVHPRDAGEGYRVDRDFVFMLSEWAITPGTYRPDPNVMLDFNVLTLNAKCFPGTSPLVAKRGDRVRLRFGNLSAMDHHPIHLHGYHFITTATDGGDIPPSAQWPETTVLVPVGSTRSVEFIADEPGDWAMHCHMTHHVMNQMGHGIPNMIGVDPGDFDQRYRPVLPGYMTMGHHGMGDMGEMGMRNPPNSIPMIGARGPHDYITMGGMFTILKVREGITSYDDPGWYANPPGTQASPATSEEMARDLG; translated from the coding sequence ATGTTCACACGACGAGAGATGCTGCTGAGTGGCGCGGCGGCCGCCGCGGCGCCGGGCGGGGCGCTGCTGCCCCGGGCCTTCACGCGTGCGAGTCGCCCGATCGCGCAGGATGACCGGTGGTCGCGCTCCTACAGCGGCGGCCCGAAGAATGGCCCGCTCCTGCCGCCCGGTCAGCCGGGGCGCGATTACACGCCGGTCATCACGCCCGATGGCGCGGCGCTCCCCTGGAAGGTGGTGGACGGCGTCAAGGTGTATCACCTGATCGCGGAGGAAGTGGATCATGAGTTCGCGCCCGGGCTTCGCGGGCGATGCTGGGGCTACAACGGGCGCGTGCACGGCCCGACCATCGAGGCGGTCGAAGGCGACCGCGTGCGCATCTACGTCACCAACCGGCTGCACGCGCCAACCACCGTGCACTGGCACGGCATTTATCTGCCCAGCGGCATGGACGGCGTGGGCGGACTCAACCAGAAGGCCATCCAGCCGGGCGAGACGTTCAAGTACGAGTGGACCTTCCGCCAGCATGGCACGTTCATGTACCACTCGCATCACGACGAGATGACCCAGATGGGCATGGGTATGATGGGCATGATCGTGGTCCATCCGCGCGATGCGGGCGAGGGGTACCGCGTCGATCGCGATTTCGTGTTCATGCTCAGTGAGTGGGCCATCACGCCGGGCACCTACCGGCCCGACCCGAACGTGATGCTTGACTTCAACGTGCTCACGCTCAACGCGAAGTGCTTCCCCGGCACTTCGCCGCTGGTGGCCAAACGAGGGGATCGCGTCCGGCTTCGCTTCGGCAACCTGAGCGCCATGGATCATCACCCCATTCACCTGCACGGCTACCACTTCATCACCACGGCCACCGATGGAGGCGACATTCCGCCTTCGGCGCAGTGGCCCGAGACCACCGTGCTCGTGCCCGTGGGCAGCACGCGCTCGGTGGAGTTCATCGCCGATGAGCCCGGCGACTGGGCCATGCACTGTCACATGACCCACCACGTGATGAACCAGATGGGCCACGGCATCCCGAACATGATCGGCGTCGATCCCGGCGACTTCGACCAGCGCTACCGCCCCGTGCTGCCCGGCTATATGACCATGGGCCACCACGGCATGGGCGACATGGGCGAGATGGGCATGCGCAACCCGCCCAACAGCATCCCCATGATCGGGGCCCGCGGGCCGCACGATTACATCACCATGGGCGGCATGTTCACGATTCTGAAGGTGCGCGAGGGAATCACGTCCTACGACGACCCCGGCTGGTACGCCAACCCGCCCGGCACGCAGGCGTCACCGGCCACGAGCGAGGAGATGGCGCGCGATCTTGGGTAG
- a CDS encoding TolC family protein: protein MKARRIVPAIVAIALTTSCAAPDARPGFENVQSTIGDRTDHGIHWRTGAAEDDAADARIAELLAAELEAPHAVQVALLNNRRLQALYEDLGVAQAMLVQAGLLRNPVFSAGAEFLEAGHGTNLAFGVAWSFLDVFAMPLRVRAAEASYEAAQADVAAAVIDHAARTHAAFIRAQAAEQSVELWKQVLLASEASLEFVTRLHRAGNVRDLDVAVEQAALEEARLRAAFAEAERRAAREQLNILMGTWGGQTEWRLALRLPDIPETESLPDDVERVAVERSLALAAGRLRVDAAAARAGLTDRTALLEFLEVGAEATRDEGEWEIGPEIELPIPLFDQGQARRAIASSNLRRAMHEHYATAVEVRAAARAARDRLSAAREIALHHRDVLVPLRRRIYRETLLDYNAMQIGAVQLIQVRQAEIDAGRRLIEALRDYWLARGEMDAILAGGSAPGDLSANGSSMESGAPAGAAAGGH, encoded by the coding sequence ATGAAGGCGCGACGAATCGTGCCCGCCATCGTCGCCATCGCATTGACGACCAGCTGCGCGGCGCCGGATGCGCGGCCGGGCTTCGAGAACGTGCAATCGACGATCGGCGATCGCACCGACCATGGCATTCACTGGCGCACCGGCGCGGCGGAGGATGACGCGGCGGACGCACGAATCGCCGAGTTGCTGGCGGCCGAACTGGAGGCGCCGCACGCCGTGCAAGTGGCCCTGCTCAACAACCGGCGGCTGCAGGCGCTGTACGAAGACCTCGGCGTGGCGCAGGCCATGCTGGTGCAGGCGGGGCTGCTGCGCAACCCCGTGTTCAGCGCGGGCGCGGAGTTCCTCGAGGCGGGTCATGGCACGAACCTGGCGTTCGGCGTGGCGTGGAGTTTCCTGGACGTGTTCGCCATGCCGCTGCGGGTGCGGGCGGCGGAGGCGTCGTACGAGGCGGCGCAGGCCGACGTCGCGGCGGCCGTGATCGATCACGCCGCGCGAACCCACGCGGCGTTCATCCGCGCGCAAGCCGCGGAACAGTCGGTCGAACTGTGGAAGCAGGTGCTGCTGGCGTCGGAGGCCTCGCTGGAGTTCGTCACGCGGCTGCACCGGGCGGGCAACGTGCGCGATCTGGATGTGGCGGTGGAGCAGGCGGCATTGGAAGAAGCGCGGCTGCGCGCCGCGTTCGCCGAGGCCGAACGTCGGGCGGCGCGCGAGCAGCTCAACATCCTGATGGGCACATGGGGCGGACAGACCGAGTGGCGGCTGGCGCTGCGTCTGCCCGACATTCCGGAGACGGAGTCGCTGCCCGATGATGTCGAGCGCGTGGCCGTGGAGCGCAGTCTGGCGCTGGCCGCCGGGCGCTTGCGTGTGGATGCGGCGGCGGCCCGCGCGGGGCTCACCGACCGCACCGCGCTGCTGGAGTTCCTCGAGGTCGGCGCGGAGGCGACGCGCGACGAGGGCGAATGGGAAATCGGGCCGGAGATCGAACTGCCGATCCCGCTGTTCGACCAGGGGCAGGCGCGGCGGGCCATCGCATCATCCAACCTTCGACGGGCGATGCACGAGCACTACGCGACGGCGGTGGAAGTTCGCGCCGCGGCGCGGGCGGCGCGCGATCGTCTGAGCGCGGCGCGCGAGATCGCGCTCCACCATCGCGACGTGCTGGTGCCGCTGCGGCGCCGCATCTACCGCGAAACGCTGCTGGACTACAACGCCATGCAGATCGGGGCCGTGCAACTGATTCAGGTGCGGCAGGCCGAGATCGACGCCGGTCGCCGCCTCATCGAGGCGCTGCGCGACTACTGGCTGGCGCGGGGCGAGATGGACGCCATTCTCGCGGGCGGCAGCGCGCCGGGCGATCTCAGTGCGAATGGATCGTCGATGGAGTCGGGCGCCCCAGCCGGCGCCGCCGCGGGAGGTCACTGA